The proteins below are encoded in one region of Chloroflexota bacterium:
- a CDS encoding YbaB/EbfC family nucleoid-associated protein: protein MSPQNAQGMLQSFQQKMEETQAALANETLEITVGGGAVTVVVTGQQKIQAVKISPDAVAAGDIEMLQDLIVAAVNEAIEKSQELAASKVSALTGGLGNLAGLLG, encoded by the coding sequence ATGTCGCCGCAAAACGCGCAAGGCATGTTGCAATCGTTCCAGCAAAAAATGGAAGAGACGCAAGCCGCGCTTGCGAACGAGACGCTGGAAATCACGGTGGGCGGCGGCGCGGTTACGGTCGTCGTTACGGGGCAGCAAAAGATTCAAGCGGTGAAAATTTCGCCGGACGCGGTGGCGGCAGGCGATATCGAAATGCTGCAAGATTTGATCGTCGCGGCGGTCAACGAAGCGATCGAGAAATCCCAGGAACTCGCCGCGAGCAAAGTGAGCGCGCTGACCGGTGGCTTGGGCAACCTGGCGGGACTGCTCGGCTAG
- the dnaX gene encoding DNA polymerase III subunit gamma/tau, with translation MINLARIETHELIRMLVGGVMPAQALYSKYRPRTFDEIEGQAHIKTTLKSALVLNRIAHAYLFTGPRGTGKTTTARVLAKAVNCLSDNTNKPCNQCAVCVAINEGRMLDLIEIDAASNTSVEDIRDLRDKVDFRPGEAKYKFYIVDECHMLSTSAFNALLKTLEEPPPHVIFVLATTDPQKIPATVISRTQRFDFRRLTLPEIIARLTEIAHAENLRVEPAAIDLIARQATGAMRDAISLLDQLTAYGNDEITLVQVEGLLGAASYQIVGEIVARLAEKDIARGLAHLANAVDSGADPRQLGREIVDYLRGVLLIQVGSADALTLSAETLNEMTERSKQFTPEQVLRAIRLFNQAGVELRSSAHPTLPLEMAFVEATHEERVAAIAAPVPVTPPRVTPPPPKPRAKPAATESAPDVSSATSTPIALSMETLQQNWTRILQYVRQYNKVAEALLRDAEPIKVEDTVVTLGFRYDQHAERFENQAKGKPIIEKAFESVFKQKCRVKCVLSPKKAQLKAVQDDPLIRSAVNQWGAEITKIHSEGAP, from the coding sequence ATGATAAACTTGGCGCGAATCGAAACGCACGAACTGATTCGGATGCTCGTTGGAGGCGTCATGCCCGCGCAAGCCCTGTATTCAAAATATCGTCCGCGCACCTTCGACGAAATCGAAGGTCAAGCGCACATCAAGACCACGCTCAAGAGCGCGCTGGTGCTCAACCGCATCGCGCACGCGTACCTGTTCACTGGTCCGCGCGGCACCGGCAAAACGACCACCGCGCGCGTCCTCGCCAAAGCAGTCAATTGTCTTTCCGACAATACGAACAAACCATGCAATCAATGCGCGGTGTGCGTCGCAATCAACGAAGGTCGCATGCTCGATCTGATCGAGATTGACGCGGCGTCGAACACGAGCGTCGAAGACATTCGCGATCTGCGCGACAAGGTGGATTTTCGTCCCGGCGAAGCGAAATACAAATTCTACATTGTCGATGAGTGCCACATGCTCTCGACCTCCGCGTTCAACGCGTTACTCAAAACGCTCGAAGAACCGCCGCCGCACGTCATTTTCGTCCTCGCGACAACCGACCCGCAGAAAATTCCGGCGACCGTCATCTCGCGCACGCAACGTTTCGATTTTCGCCGGCTGACGCTTCCTGAAATCATCGCGCGTCTCACCGAAATCGCGCACGCCGAAAATCTGCGCGTCGAACCCGCCGCGATTGATCTCATCGCGCGGCAAGCGACCGGCGCGATGCGCGACGCGATCAGTTTGCTCGATCAGCTAACCGCGTACGGCAATGACGAAATTACGCTCGTCCAGGTCGAGGGCTTGCTCGGCGCGGCGTCGTATCAAATCGTCGGCGAGATTGTCGCGCGGCTCGCGGAAAAAGATATTGCGCGCGGACTCGCCCATCTTGCCAACGCGGTGGATAGCGGCGCGGACCCGCGCCAACTCGGGCGCGAGATCGTGGATTATTTGCGCGGCGTCCTGCTGATTCAAGTCGGCAGCGCGGACGCGTTGACACTCTCCGCCGAAACGCTCAACGAAATGACCGAGCGTTCCAAGCAATTCACGCCCGAACAAGTCTTGCGCGCGATTCGTTTGTTTAACCAAGCCGGCGTCGAATTGCGTTCGAGCGCGCATCCCACGTTGCCGCTCGAAATGGCGTTCGTCGAGGCGACGCACGAAGAGCGCGTTGCCGCGATTGCCGCGCCCGTACCGGTTACACCGCCGCGCGTGACGCCGCCGCCGCCCAAGCCGCGCGCCAAACCTGCCGCAACCGAAAGCGCACCGGACGTTTCGTCCGCAACGAGCACACCCATCGCGTTGAGCATGGAAACATTGCAACAGAATTGGACGCGCATCCTGCAATACGTTCGCCAGTACAATAAAGTCGCCGAAGCGCTCTTGCGCGATGCCGAACCGATCAAAGTCGAAGACACGGTCGTGACCCTGGGTTTTCGCTACGATCAGCACGCCGAACGATTCGAGAATCAAGCTAAAGGCAAACCGATCATCGAGAAAGCATTCGAGAGTGTGTTCAAACAAAAATGCCGCGTCAAGTGCGTCCTCTCGCCGAAAAAAGCGCAGTTGAAAGCGGTGCAAGATGATCCGCTGATTCGTTCGGCGGTGAATCAATGGGGCGCGGAAATTACGAAAATTCATTCGGAAGGAGCACCATAA
- the recR gene encoding recombination protein RecR, with the protein MDTTPRTVLRLIEEFHRLPGIGPKTAQRLTFYLLRAPKDQAEALAQALTQLKERVTTCAICANIAEENPCAICRDESRDRSLICVVEEPLDVLAIERTREYRGLYHVLHGAISPVEGINPEDLKIQELLRRLQRDSGITEIVLATNPNLEGEATAMYLERLIKPLNIRMTRLARGLPVGGDLEYADEITLTRALEGRREV; encoded by the coding sequence ATGGATACAACCCCGCGCACGGTGTTGCGCCTCATCGAAGAATTTCATCGCTTGCCGGGCATCGGACCGAAAACCGCGCAACGTTTGACGTTCTATCTTTTGCGCGCGCCGAAAGACCAAGCCGAGGCGCTCGCGCAAGCGTTGACCCAATTAAAAGAACGTGTGACGACGTGCGCGATCTGCGCGAATATCGCGGAAGAAAATCCGTGCGCGATTTGTCGCGATGAATCGCGCGACCGCTCGCTCATTTGCGTCGTCGAAGAACCGCTCGACGTGCTCGCGATCGAACGCACGCGCGAGTATCGCGGTTTGTATCACGTCTTGCACGGCGCGATCTCGCCGGTCGAAGGCATCAATCCCGAGGATTTGAAAATCCAGGAACTGTTGCGCCGATTGCAACGCGATTCCGGCATCACCGAAATCGTGCTCGCGACGAATCCGAATCTCGAAGGCGAAGCAACCGCGATGTATCTCGAACGCCTCATCAAGCCGCTCAACATTCGCATGACGCGCCTCGCGCGCGGCTTGCCCGTTGGCGGCGATTTGGAGTACGCAGACGAAATCACGTTGACGCGCGCGCTCGAAGGACGACGCGAAGTGTAG